The Syntrophotalea acetylenivorans genome contains the following window.
AATCAGGCCAAAAAGAAGCATGGCAAAAACCAGCCCGGCCTGTAGAGCATAAACCTGCTGCAGTGCGCACAAGGGCACCAGGAAAGCACCATAGGCAATAGCCAGAAAGCGCTCCGGCCGCCGTTTATCGGCAAACCCCATATGATAAAATTCATACAAAGCTACCGCAGCTATGAGACTTGTAAACAGGGTAAACCAGAAGGGGCCGCTGAACTGGATAATTACAATCAGCAGGGGCAGAGCAATAATCGCTGTCAAAATCCGTTGTTTGATGGGACTTTACTCCTTTATCATCAACTGTCAGATACACTCTGCGCGGCAGTCAGACCAAAGCGTCGCTGCCTTGCAGCAAAGTCATCGAAAGCCCGGCGCAATTCATCAGCAGAAAAATCGGGCCACAAAACGTCGGTAAAGTACAGTTCAGCATAAGCCAGTTGCCAGAGGAGGAAGTTGCTGATACGCATTTCGCCACTGGTGCGAATCAGCAGGTCCGGATCCGGCAAGCCGGCGGTATCGAGGGCAGCGCTGAATCGCTGTTCGTCAATGTCTGAAATAGCAAGTTCGCCCCCTTCCACTTCTGTGGCCAGGCCTTTTACGGCACGTAGAATCTCATCCCGGGCCCCGTAAGATAGAGCAAGGGTCAACACTAATCGGCTGTTTTCGGCGGTACGTTTAATCGTGTCATCCAGTACTTGTCGTACTTCTACAGGCAACAGAGAAGTGTTGCCGATAACCCGCAGACGAATATCCTCGGCCATCAGGGTCTCAAGTTCCTGAGCAAGAAACAACCCCAGCAACTCCATCAACGCGGCGACCTCGGATGCGGGCCTTCCCCAGTTTTCAGAGCTGAACGCATACAGGGTGAGATGGGGAACACCCAGAGCCCGGCATTCCTTGACCACAGACCGTACGGTCTCGACCCCCTGTCGGTGACCAAAGATTCGCGGCATTTGTCGTTGTTCAGCCCAACGACCGTTACCGTCCATAATAATTGCAAGATGTTGAGGAATACGCATGATTTTATGATACCGCAAAGAGCTCAACCACAGATCGTTACAGATTATCACAACCTAAAAAGGCCGGCAACAAGTGAATATTCCTAAAGAAAGCAGGGGCGCCGAGTACGGCGCCCCTGCTCTTGGTGCGTGATAGAATCAAGAAACACCCCTGCCGAAAAGATAAAAACCTTGTCAGCCCGGTGTAGCGAGGACCTTGTCAGATCTCCATGATTTCCTTTTCTTTTTTGTCAACCACCTCATCGGCCAGCGTCACGTATTGATCCGTAAGATCCTGAATCTCCTTTTCGCCACGCTTCTGGTCGTCTTCGGTAATTTCCTTGTCCTTCTGAAGTTTTTTCAAGGCTTCGTTGGCATCACGCCGTGCATTGCGAATAGCCACCTTGGTATCTTCAGCCATGCGACGCACCACTTTGACCATCTCTTTACGGCGCTCTTCGGTCAAAGGCGGGATATTGATTCGCACCAACTGTCCATCAGAAGCAGGATTCAGACCGAGGTCGGCCTTAAATATAGCCTTCTCTATTTCAGGGATGAGGTTTTTTTCCCACGGCTGAATAGTGATTAAACGCGCTTCGGGAACAGCCAGGGTGCCCACTTGGTTCAAGGGCGTCGGAGTTCCGTAGTAATCGACCATAACCTCATCGAGCAGCGAAACAGAGGCACGGCCGGTACGTACTCGCTGCAGCTCCTTTTTCTGAGCTTCGATGGACTTCTCCATGGCCTTTTTGGCAGCGTTCATGACAGAGCTGGACATAACAATCACTCTCCTTTGACTATAGTGCCGATGTTCTCACCGAGAACAACTTTCTTGATGTTCCCCCGGCAACTCAGTTGAAAGACGATGATAGGCAGGTCGTTATCCATGCACAAAGAGGTGGCCGTGGCATCCATGACCTTAAGGCCTTTTTTCAACACATCAAGATAGGTCAACTCAGGGTAACGAACCGCATCTTTATCCTTAACCGGATCGGAACTATAAACCCCATCGACCTTGGTCGCTTTAAGAATAACCTCTGCACCGATTTCCATGGCACGCAGACTGGCCGCGGTATCGGTGGTAAAATAAGGGTTTCCAGTCCCACCACCAAGAATTACCACTCGGCCCTTTTCCAAATGACGCAAGGCACGGCGGCGGATATAAGGTTCTGCAACCTCTTTCATCTCAATGGCAGTCTGCACACGCGTGTCCACTCCGATTTGTTCCAGAGCATCCTGCAAAGCCAGACTGTTCATGATCGTAGCCAGCATTCCCACATGATCGGCGCCGGCACGGTCCATACCACTGGACGCGGCAGCCATTCCACGAAAGATATTTCCGCCACCGATAACCACGGCAACCTGTACACCGAGCGCCAGCACTTCGCTGATCTCGGTCGCAAGCCCGGAGAGAACGGCAGGATCGATGCCGTAGCCTCGGTCCCCCGCCAAAGCCTCGCCGCTCAGCTTGAGAAGAATCCTTCCATAACGCGGTCCTTGGTCAGCCATAGCGCCCTTTCAGTTATTTGGTCATTGCCGCTACTTCGGCAGCAAAGTCATCAGCCCGTTTTTCTACCCCTTCGCCAAGCTGGAAACGCTCATAACGGGGCAAAGTGATTTCAGTACCAAGTTCCTTGGCCAGGGCCTCGACAACCTTGCCAACCTTCAAGTCGGGGTCGATAACATAGGCCTGCTCGAGAAGGCAGATTTCACCAAAGAACTTATTGATCTGACCGAGAATAATCTTCTCGATGATATTGTCAGGCTTGCCGCTGTCTTTGGCTTTGGCGCGCATGATCTCTTTTTCTTTTTCAACCACTTCAGCAGGTACTGAATTACGGTTGAGATATTGAGGGTTGGCGGCGGCTACATGCATAGCCAGATTGCGACCAAGCGCCGCAACCTTGTCGTCAGCACTGTCGGTCGCCAATTCAACCATAACCCCGATCTTGCCAATGCCGTGAATATAGCTGACCACCTTACCGGCGGGCACCTCGAAACGGCTAAACCGACGAACGTTGATATTCTCGCCGATGGTAGCTACCTGATGAGTCTGTTCCTCGGCAACGGTCCGACCGGTACCGGGGAACTGGCAAGCGAGCAGTGCTTCCATGTCTGCCGGTGCGTCCTTCAGCGCAGTTTCGGCGACACCTTTGGCAAAACTAACGAAACCATCGTTTTTGGCAACAAAGTCAGTTTCAGCATTGACTTCTACCAGAACACCGCTGTTACCTGCACCATCGGCAACAATCAGTCCTTCGGCGGCAGCGCGACCTGCCTTTTTAGCAGCGGCCGAAAGCCCTTTTTTGCGCAAAATATCGACAGCCTTATCAATATCGCCATCAACTTCGGTAAGAGCCTTTTTGCAATCCATCATCCCTGCGCCAGTCTTGGCGCGCAACTCAGAAACCATCGATGCAGAAATTTTCGCCACTGTAACCTCCTCCAGTATTCGTTGGCCAACCAGAATATCGAACAACATTCTGCGGGCCTATAATTAGTAAACAAACCTAATGATAGTTAGAAAAAAGGCGGCCAGCATCCCTGGCCGCCCATTAACTGCCTATAAACTGTTCTTATGCCTTGTCGCCAGATTCCTCAACGGGAGCCTCTGGGGCCACCTCGGCAACCTCTGGTGTTTCACCAGCTGCCTCGGCCTCATCCTGGTCGGCACGGAGCGCAGCCTGACGAGCCTGCTCACCTTCCTCGCAAGCATCGGCCATGCGAGCGGCAAAAAGACGAATCGCACGGATGGCATCGTCGTTGCCGGGAATAATATAATCGATGTCGTCAGGATCGCAGTTGGTGTCGACCACGGCAACTACCGGGATACCCAACTTTCGGGCTTCTTTGACGGCAATGGTTTCTTTTTTCGGATCGATAACGAAAATAGCGCCGGGAAGCTTGGTCATGTTCTTGATGCCGCCGAGGCTTTTTTCAAGCTTGGCCCGCTCCCGTTCCAGACCGAGAACTTCTTTTTTGATCAGAAGGTCGTAGGTGCCGTCCTTGGACATGGTTTCGATCTTCTTCAGACGCTCGATGCTGCGCTTGATGGTGCTGAAGTTGGTCAGCATGCCGCCCAACCAACGGTTGTCGATATAGTACTGTCCTGCACGCTCGGTTTCTTCGCGAACGGCGTCCTGGGCTTGTTTTTTGGTGCCGACAAACAGCACTTTTTCACCGTTCTGTACGGTTTCACGCAAAAAGCTGTAAGCCTCTTTGAAATAGCGTACCGTCTTCTGCAGGTCGATAATATAAATACCGTTGCGTGCGCCGAAGATATACGGCTTCATTTTCGGGTTCCAGCGTTTGGTCTGGTGACCGAAATGAACCCCGGCCTCGAGCAGTTGCTTCATGGTAATCTGTGCCATTACTTCTCTCCTTAATACATACGGTTAAATTCTTCCGCGTCCTTCCTTCCCGCCAGAACCCCGCACCATAGCAGGGCACCACTGAAACGGGTCCAGACGCGTGCTGTTTTGAACAACACGTGTATTTAACACGGATGTCCCTTCATGGCAAGGACAAAAATGGCCAGGATTCTCGTTTGCAAGGTCGTAAAAACTGTATTAATATGAGCAGCTATGTCAACTATTCGAATCCATCGTTATCTACTCAAAGAAACCGCTTTTCCTATGTTGCTGGGGTTGGTGGTTTTTACCTTTGTGCTGCTGTTGGGCAGATTGCTCAACCTCGTTGAATTGGTCATCAACAAGGGCATTCCCCTGCTTGACATCGCCCGGCTTTTCCTCAGCATATTGCCAACGTTCCTGGTTCTGACCATTCCGTTGGCTTTTCTGCTTGGGGTGATGCTCGGCTTTGGCCGATTATCTGCTGACCGTGAAATTCTGGCCCTTAAATCGAGCGGAATCAGCCTCTACCAGATGGCCAGGCCCATCCTGCTGTTGAGTCTGCCGGCCTGCCTGCTTACCGCGGCAATGACCCTCTATCTGCGGCCAGCCAGTGAAACCTTTTTTCGCCAACAACTTTTCGATATTGCCGCAAGCCACGCTTCCGTGGGCTTACAGTCCCAGGTTTTTAACGACGAGTTCGATGGTCTGGTGCTGTACGCTAATCAAATCGATGATCGCAGTGGCACCATGCGACAGGTTTTTATCTCCGATGAACGCGACAGCTCTGCTCCCACCATCATCATGGCGGATAAGGGTCGCTTGGTCTCCGACAGCCTTAACCAGAAATTATTGTTGAGGCTTGAAGAAGGCACCATGCACAGGCAACCACAAAACAAGGCAAACGGGACCGAAACAAGCACCTACCAGGTTCTGGGTTTCAGCAAATACGATGTCAACCTCGACCTGGAAAAGCAGTCTAGCGCTGCTAAGAAGAGGCGGCGTAAGAATAAAGAACTTAGCTTGACGGAGTTGCGTAGCTCAATTGAAACCGCATCTACAGAAAAGCGTCAGGATCTGCTTGCCGAGCTCCATACGCGAATGGTTCTGCCTGCGGCCCCACTCCTCTTTGCCCTGCTCGGCGTCCCTCTCGGGATTCAACCCCATCGTAGCGGTCGCGGAGGGAATTTCGCTTTGGCCTTAGGGGTCTTTCTCTGTTATTACCTGCTGCTTTCCTTTGCCGACACCCTGGTAGCGGATGCCGGCTGGCCGGCAGCCACACTCTGGATACCCAACCTCTGTTTTCTTCTCTCCGGGCTTTATTTGCTATATCGAGCTGCCATTGAACGCCCTGTAACCATATTTGAACGCACGTTCGGTGCATTATTTGGGATATTCCGCGGCTTTTTTCGCAGAGGAGGCCAGCCTTGACCCTGATCAGCCGCTATATCCTCGGAACCTTCTTTCGTATTTTCGGCCTGGCATTAGCCGCATTTGTCGGCCTTTATCTGCTGGTCGACTTTTTTGAGAGAGTCGATAATTTTATAGAACACAGTGCGGCAGCGCATCTTTATCTGAGTTACTTTGCTCTAAAAGTTCCTTTCATTGCTGTGCAAGTAGTCCCTCTGGCCTGCTTGCTGGCTGTCTTCATGACCCTGGGCGGGTTTTCCCGCACCAATGAACTAACAGCTATGCACAGTGCCGGTATCAGCTTGCTACGCATCACCCTGCCACTCCTTATCACCGGCCTGTTGATTTCACTCTTATCATTACTGGCTTACGAATATCTTGTACCCAGGTGCGTTAAGCAAGCCAACAACATCTACACCAGCAAAGTTCAGGGACGCCCCGTTGGTGTCTTTAAACGAAGCCGTATCTGGTTGCGCGAGGGCAGCAAGATAGTCAATATTCGCTTGGCCGAAGCCGAAAAAGGGCAATTGCAGGGGGTGACCCTTTATGACTTTGATCATTCCTTTAAATTAATAGGTCGCAGCGATATCCCCAAAGCCTCTTATGTCAACGGACACTGGGAAGCCGAGTCACTGATCGAGCGACGATTCGCCAGCGGCAACCTGGTCGCCAGCCAAACAGGCAATGACCAGGCGATTGACCTGAAGCTCACGCCCGAGGACTTTCGTGTTCCCGGGAGCAAGCGCAATGAGGATCTTGGCTACCGTGAACTGCGCTCACTGGCTTCCAAACTACGGGCTGAAGGCTATAATTCAACCCGTTTTGAAGTTGATATGCATGCCCGCCTGGCAACCCCCTTTGCCAGCTTGATTATGGCCTTTCTCGGCATCCCCTTTGCCTTGCGCAAAGGACGTGACAGCGGTCTCGCCCTCGGTATTGCCATGAGCGTAATGATCGGCGTTGTCTATTTCATTCTTCAGGCTATCTTGCTCGCCTTCGGTTATTCTTCTGCCCTGCCCCCCGCCCTGGCAGCCTGGTCGGCGAACCTGCTTTTCTTCCTCTTCGGCTGTTGGCTTTTCCTTGGCACCGACAGCTGATTGCCCTTTTTAATTTTTTGCCCCAGACGCAAAAACGCCGATCTTCCCAGCATGAAGATCGGCGTTTCAATTAATCACCAGAGTTCTCGCGAGCCTTACCTCACCTTCTCACCCCTCTCTGAAACCTCAGCGCGAAGGCATTTTCGGGTCCACGGGCACGAGGCAGCAGGACCGGCACCGGAAACTTCCCACACACGGCTCACCTCAGCAGCCAGTCCCGCCGCAATTCTCAGAACTGCCACTTGACCTGACCGTAGAAGCCGCGGGGCACCGCCGTCGGGATGGTGCCCATTTCTGTCTGAAACTCCTGATGATTGGATTCGAGCAGATTCTGCCCGATCAAGGCCAGTTCCACCCCCTCGGTCGGTTGCCAGGCCAACCGCATATCCAGGCCGTAGTAATCGTCAATCTCCGTATAAGTGACGGTGATACGGTCGACATAGCGCAACCACAAATCCAGTTCCCAATTGCGTCCCAGATCGAAGGAGGAGCGCAACGACCATTGCTGCTGCGGGCTGGAATCCTCATAGACCAGATCACTGAAGTCATCGCTGCTGCCGCTTTCGGCCCCAAGGTTTACTTTGAGCAGTGTGTAGTTACCTTGCAAACGCCACCAGTCCCGCACCCGCCAGTCAACAGACATTTCCAAGCCCCAGTTTTTTGCCTCCAGTTTGTTGTCCTCCGCATAACCGGCAAGCCAATAGTCATAGAAGGGAAAAGTACCCACCGGGAACGGGTCAAGAGCTTCTCCGGAACGGTGATCCCAATAGTCGGTGTAGAACAGGGCGGTGTCGATGCTAAAACCGCCACCAGGCAGATAACGATAGCCAAGTTCGTACGAGAGACTCTTTTCCGATTCATAAGAGTCCTGTCCGTATACAACCAGCTTGGTGGGAAAGGGGTTGCCCCCCATGGGTGGAATCAACCGATAAAAAATATCGCCGCTATCCTCTAACCGTGACGGGGTACGCACGGCCCGGGAAACGGATCCCCATAAAGATTGGCGAGAATTCGGCGTCCAGATCAGGCGTGCGTTAGGCTGGTACTCGAAGCCGGTATAATCATTGTGCTCGAACTTGGATCCGACCAGCAGGCGCAACTTGTCGGGCAACAGGGTCATTTCATCTTGGAAAAAGAAGCTGAACAGTTGGTCTGATCGCGCTTCATCTTCGACCATGACAATCTCTGCCGACTCCAGATCGTCCGTGGTCAAACGATAGCCCAGCCCCCAGAACAATTCATGCCGTTTCCCCAAATCAAAACGGTGCTGAAAGTCGATATCGAAGATGTCGCGAGTTTCCTTGAGAAGTACCTCTTCATCCCGATAGCTGTGATCGAAATAGGCCTGCAGCACAAAGTCATCAGTTTCGTTCAACTGCCGTTGCCAGCGGGCCAGCAGATGACCGCCAGAGAATTTAGTATCGGAGACAGGGGTGGACTGGTAGTTGAGCAGTGGGTCCCAGACATAGATCTGGTCCTGTTGACCTTCGGTACCGCTGTAAACCTCCCCCTGCAGGGTGAATTCGTCCCGGTGCCCCGGTGTGACATCGAGGCGAAAGCCGCCACGAAAAGCGTTCCAGTCGTCGTTGGCGCTGCCGCCACCGTAACTGTCCAGATGGTCCCGATTGAAATATTTGACAAAAGCCCGGTAATAGGACCGATCACCGGCCTTGCCGCCGTAGCGCAGAGCGGCGAAACCCTCCTCTTCGGTACCGTAACCGGCCTTGAGCAGTGTGCCCTGGGTATCCCTGGCCTTCTTGGTAATGACGTTGATCACCCCGTTGACCGCATTGGCCCCCCACAGGGTAGCGCCGGGACCGCGAATCACCTCGATACGTTCGACATCATCGAGCAAAGTATCCTGCACATCCCAATAGACACCGGAAAAGAGCTGCGAATAGACACTGCGGCCATCGATTAGTACCAGCAGTTTATTGGCGAAGCGCCCATTGAAGCCACGGCTGGAAATGGCCCACTTGCTGCCGTCGATACGCGCAACGGTAAGCCCCGGCGCCATACGCAGGGCCTCGGGGATGCTGGTCACACCCGAGCGGCGAATGTCTTGCTGAGTAATGACAAACACTGCTGCGGCCGCCTCGCTGACTTTCTGCGACTTGCGGCTAACGGAGGTGACCTCCAGGCGAGTCAGTTCCTCCAGGCTCAAAGCCATGAGATCGGCTTCCGAGTAGGTCCATCCCGAAGCGGGTGTCGCCAGCACGCAGAGCACCAACAACAGTAGTTTCAAGAATTTTTGAGAGGTTTTCAAACCCCTTCCCTCCCCAGATCGAACCATTATTATTAATTACAGTGATAAAGGTCAGATGTTTTATAACGACAAATCGGTATTAGAAATTATTCCGGCAGCCCCTATCCTTCAAGCAGGCCCATGGACCCAGGCCGATTGGCTAACTACGTTTGCACAACTAGTCAGAGAGACTTTTTGCAGGTAATAATCCGCCAATCCTTCAGCCGGCATGGGCCGGCCGAGATGAAATCCCTGGCCCTCCGTACAGCCCTTGGCCAGCAGAAACTCCATCTGCTCAGCTTTTTCAATCCCCTCGGCAATAACATCAAGCTTGAGGGTACGGGCCAAAGCCATGATGCCCTCAGCAATCGCACCGCGATCTTCACCATCCAAGATATCGTTGGTGAAGGAACGGTCGATCTTCAGCTTCGACAGCGGAAACCGACGCAGACAACTCAAGGACGAGTAACCGGTACCGAAATCGTCGATAGCTAGCTTGATCCCCCGTTCTCGAATCCTGAGCATGGTATCAATGGCTTTTTCCGCATCCTGCATTATGGCGCTTTCAGTGATCTCCAGCTCTAGCAAGCCCGAATCGAAACCCGATTCCTCCAACGCCTGACCGATTGTATCGACAAGATCAGCCTGCCAGAACTGTTTTGCTGATATATTCACTGCCATGGTCCAGGCCGGATAGCCGGCCTGCTGCCAGAGCACCGCCTGCCTACAGGCCTCCTGCAACACCCATTTGCCTATCGGCAGAATCAATCCTGTTTCCTCGGCCAGGGGGATAAATTTACCGGGCGACACCAACCCCATAACCGGATGCTGCCAACGCAGCAGGGCTTCCATACCGATAATCGCCCCGCTTGCCATATCGACCTGCGGCTGGTAATGAAGCAGCAGTTCCTGGTTATCCAAGGCCTTACGCAGCTTGTTCTCCATCTCAAGGGATTCCTGTGCCCGTTCGGTCATGCCCGAGGTGAAGAACTGATAGTTGTTGCGCCCCAACTCCTTGGCCTGGTACATGGCCACATCGGCGCATTGCATCAGACTCTCGACATTTTCGCCGTCTTCGGGAAACACACTGACCCCGACACTGCCGGAGACGAACAGTTCCTGACGGCCGACCTGCAGCGGCCAACTCAAGGCCTGTTGAACCTTTTGCGCCAGGGTGGTAATACCCGGATACCCCGAGGTCTGTTCGCTGACAATGACGAATTCGTCGCCCCCAAGACGGGCCAGGGTATCGTTAGCGCGGGTGATTGAGGCAAGCCGCGAAGCCACCTCTTTGAGTAAAAGGTCTCCGGTCTTATGCCCTAGGGAATCGTTAACATTTTTGAAACGATCGAGGTCGATAAAGAGTAGAGCCACCCTGCTGTTCAGTCGCCTGGCATTAGTCAGGGCATGGTGCAGCCGGTCATTGAACAGCAATCGGTTGGCCAGGCCGGTCAAAGGATCGTGGTGAGCCAGGTAATTCAGGCGATCCTGTTTCTCCTGCAGTTCTGCATCCCGCATTTGAATCTGGTTGAGCATGCCATTGAAATTTTCCACCAGGGTGCCGAGTTCGTCCCTACGTTCCATAGCAACCCGCCGGGAATAATCCTGCTCAGAGGAAACGGTGAGCAT
Protein-coding sequences here:
- a CDS encoding isoprenyl transferase; protein product: MRIPQHLAIIMDGNGRWAEQRQMPRIFGHRQGVETVRSVVKECRALGVPHLTLYAFSSENWGRPASEVAALMELLGLFLAQELETLMAEDIRLRVIGNTSLLPVEVRQVLDDTIKRTAENSRLVLTLALSYGARDEILRAVKGLATEVEGGELAISDIDEQRFSAALDTAGLPDPDLLIRTSGEMRISNFLLWQLAYAELYFTDVLWPDFSADELRRAFDDFAARQRRFGLTAAQSVSDS
- the frr gene encoding ribosome recycling factor; this encodes MSSSVMNAAKKAMEKSIEAQKKELQRVRTGRASVSLLDEVMVDYYGTPTPLNQVGTLAVPEARLITIQPWEKNLIPEIEKAIFKADLGLNPASDGQLVRINIPPLTEERRKEMVKVVRRMAEDTKVAIRNARRDANEALKKLQKDKEITEDDQKRGEKEIQDLTDQYVTLADEVVDKKEKEIMEI
- the pyrH gene encoding UMP kinase, producing the protein MADQGPRYGRILLKLSGEALAGDRGYGIDPAVLSGLATEISEVLALGVQVAVVIGGGNIFRGMAAASSGMDRAGADHVGMLATIMNSLALQDALEQIGVDTRVQTAIEMKEVAEPYIRRRALRHLEKGRVVILGGGTGNPYFTTDTAASLRAMEIGAEVILKATKVDGVYSSDPVKDKDAVRYPELTYLDVLKKGLKVMDATATSLCMDNDLPIIVFQLSCRGNIKKVVLGENIGTIVKGE
- the tsf gene encoding translation elongation factor Ts, with translation MAKISASMVSELRAKTGAGMMDCKKALTEVDGDIDKAVDILRKKGLSAAAKKAGRAAAEGLIVADGAGNSGVLVEVNAETDFVAKNDGFVSFAKGVAETALKDAPADMEALLACQFPGTGRTVAEEQTHQVATIGENINVRRFSRFEVPAGKVVSYIHGIGKIGVMVELATDSADDKVAALGRNLAMHVAAANPQYLNRNSVPAEVVEKEKEIMRAKAKDSGKPDNIIEKIILGQINKFFGEICLLEQAYVIDPDLKVGKVVEALAKELGTEITLPRYERFQLGEGVEKRADDFAAEVAAMTK
- the rpsB gene encoding 30S ribosomal protein S2, with the translated sequence MAQITMKQLLEAGVHFGHQTKRWNPKMKPYIFGARNGIYIIDLQKTVRYFKEAYSFLRETVQNGEKVLFVGTKKQAQDAVREETERAGQYYIDNRWLGGMLTNFSTIKRSIERLKKIETMSKDGTYDLLIKKEVLGLERERAKLEKSLGGIKNMTKLPGAIFVIDPKKETIAVKEARKLGIPVVAVVDTNCDPDDIDYIIPGNDDAIRAIRLFAARMADACEEGEQARQAALRADQDEAEAAGETPEVAEVAPEAPVEESGDKA
- the lptF gene encoding LPS export ABC transporter permease LptF codes for the protein MSTIRIHRYLLKETAFPMLLGLVVFTFVLLLGRLLNLVELVINKGIPLLDIARLFLSILPTFLVLTIPLAFLLGVMLGFGRLSADREILALKSSGISLYQMARPILLLSLPACLLTAAMTLYLRPASETFFRQQLFDIAASHASVGLQSQVFNDEFDGLVLYANQIDDRSGTMRQVFISDERDSSAPTIIMADKGRLVSDSLNQKLLLRLEEGTMHRQPQNKANGTETSTYQVLGFSKYDVNLDLEKQSSAAKKRRRKNKELSLTELRSSIETASTEKRQDLLAELHTRMVLPAAPLLFALLGVPLGIQPHRSGRGGNFALALGVFLCYYLLLSFADTLVADAGWPAATLWIPNLCFLLSGLYLLYRAAIERPVTIFERTFGALFGIFRGFFRRGGQP
- the lptG gene encoding LPS export ABC transporter permease LptG; this translates as MTLISRYILGTFFRIFGLALAAFVGLYLLVDFFERVDNFIEHSAAAHLYLSYFALKVPFIAVQVVPLACLLAVFMTLGGFSRTNELTAMHSAGISLLRITLPLLITGLLISLLSLLAYEYLVPRCVKQANNIYTSKVQGRPVGVFKRSRIWLREGSKIVNIRLAEAEKGQLQGVTLYDFDHSFKLIGRSDIPKASYVNGHWEAESLIERRFASGNLVASQTGNDQAIDLKLTPEDFRVPGSKRNEDLGYRELRSLASKLRAEGYNSTRFEVDMHARLATPFASLIMAFLGIPFALRKGRDSGLALGIAMSVMIGVVYFILQAILLAFGYSSALPPALAAWSANLLFFLFGCWLFLGTDS
- a CDS encoding TonB-dependent receptor plug domain-containing protein; translated protein: MKTSQKFLKLLLLVLCVLATPASGWTYSEADLMALSLEELTRLEVTSVSRKSQKVSEAAAAVFVITQQDIRRSGVTSIPEALRMAPGLTVARIDGSKWAISSRGFNGRFANKLLVLIDGRSVYSQLFSGVYWDVQDTLLDDVERIEVIRGPGATLWGANAVNGVINVITKKARDTQGTLLKAGYGTEEEGFAALRYGGKAGDRSYYRAFVKYFNRDHLDSYGGGSANDDWNAFRGGFRLDVTPGHRDEFTLQGEVYSGTEGQQDQIYVWDPLLNYQSTPVSDTKFSGGHLLARWQRQLNETDDFVLQAYFDHSYRDEEVLLKETRDIFDIDFQHRFDLGKRHELFWGLGYRLTTDDLESAEIVMVEDEARSDQLFSFFFQDEMTLLPDKLRLLVGSKFEHNDYTGFEYQPNARLIWTPNSRQSLWGSVSRAVRTPSRLEDSGDIFYRLIPPMGGNPFPTKLVVYGQDSYESEKSLSYELGYRYLPGGGFSIDTALFYTDYWDHRSGEALDPFPVGTFPFYDYWLAGYAEDNKLEAKNWGLEMSVDWRVRDWWRLQGNYTLLKVNLGAESGSSDDFSDLVYEDSSPQQQWSLRSSFDLGRNWELDLWLRYVDRITVTYTEIDDYYGLDMRLAWQPTEGVELALIGQNLLESNHQEFQTEMGTIPTAVPRGFYGQVKWQF
- a CDS encoding EAL domain-containing protein, whose amino-acid sequence is MKTLLANLDKLSIRIKLTIIITGISLVVLLSLFVVSVFTQRGMLREALKNEVQILAEDMSRNCSPALVFDDRQAAGETLATLQSKSQVAFGSIVTVGGEMFAKYQRRADLVLPENLYLHMPIGAKSKSFFAGNFLKVSQPITFNGEQIGTLNICASLDRTRKILLRYVTLGMISLAGAVLLAWLLALRLQRLISRPIESLASTMLTVSSEQDYSRRVAMERRDELGTLVENFNGMLNQIQMRDAELQEKQDRLNYLAHHDPLTGLANRLLFNDRLHHALTNARRLNSRVALLFIDLDRFKNVNDSLGHKTGDLLLKEVASRLASITRANDTLARLGGDEFVIVSEQTSGYPGITTLAQKVQQALSWPLQVGRQELFVSGSVGVSVFPEDGENVESLMQCADVAMYQAKELGRNNYQFFTSGMTERAQESLEMENKLRKALDNQELLLHYQPQVDMASGAIIGMEALLRWQHPVMGLVSPGKFIPLAEETGLILPIGKWVLQEACRQAVLWQQAGYPAWTMAVNISAKQFWQADLVDTIGQALEESGFDSGLLELEITESAIMQDAEKAIDTMLRIRERGIKLAIDDFGTGYSSLSCLRRFPLSKLKIDRSFTNDILDGEDRGAIAEGIMALARTLKLDVIAEGIEKAEQMEFLLAKGCTEGQGFHLGRPMPAEGLADYYLQKVSLTSCANVVSQSAWVHGPA